A part of Rhodamnia argentea isolate NSW1041297 chromosome 8, ASM2092103v1, whole genome shotgun sequence genomic DNA contains:
- the LOC115735206 gene encoding uncharacterized protein LOC115735206 isoform X1, with translation MEAEAPRGMEQEEPEPEPEPSPSSSSVTYKLVPWLSWDEWDSVRASLFSPSPDSVASALRRITAWRSRGCLPVAVEVTASIIEIQQKDPFFRKDLPHNAFSDSDEILAMLYCMAIMRLVNGVVEKTRKKTEVSIAEAANAIGIPRMLIDIRHEGSHRELPALPLVRDASRQALSWLKSYYWEPQKKAMPSKRYGSLRARKEVKSKLRELAIYLRNKQSPPSTSLVKEKSIKHCGRSKVLLLVAGRLHTFKSGGSKKTMSKILKNLVQLYASFSTEVISVLLEFLLKVVNSSDTLELQQEIHYPHGNRTLLDDWMLLMTKLINKEPKMLLDLLKAVLDMIDTEEASNSETGTQHLMPSRHRVKTYQIAPLSSLFAWLVAISKGLKSFRDVDSSSETEVPDARRSTSREMLMGILRKSLRVGALGNKQLMDSAIQISEVIGNNSLVDKLNKLSLVSATTLDVTCMTSSSTFAEQEDYLRLAAEKLVRLSRVKNKALSPTNTDGHNKCRWAVAKSWNPCPIGTLPLDFGFSGRLPVLDCKTGEAPEAFERNSTQELNQCAGKREASCDADSLLDSRNKKMREAVVDCELEDMVVSGGAGGCLMLGGVWKKVGLEELEAIKSSIRILV, from the exons ATGGAAGCAGAAGCGCCGAGAGGCATGGAGCAGgaggagccggagccggagccggagccgtCGCCTTCATCGTCGTCGGTCACCTACAAATTGGTCCCGTGGTTGAGCTGGGACGAGTGGGACTCCGTCCgagcctctctcttctctccctctccggACTCCGTCGCCTCCGCGCTCCGAAGA ATAACAGCGTGGAGAAGCCGAGGATGTCTTCCTGTGGCAGTCGAAGTCACGGCTTCCATCATCGAGATTCAGCAGAAGGATCCTTTCTTCAG GAAAGACCTGCCTCATAATGCTTTCTCTGATTCTGATGAAATCCTGGCTATGCTCTATTGCATGGCGATTATGAG GCTTGTGAACGGTGTTGTCGAAAAGACACGGAAGAAAACAGAGGTGTCAATTGCAGAGGCTGCTAATGCAATTGGTATTCCGCGTATGCTGATTGATATTCGTCACG AGGGTTCTCATCGTGAACTACCTGCGCTTCCCTTAGTTCGTGATGCCTCACGTCAG GCCCTTAGTTGGCTAAAGTCCTACTACTGGGAACCTCAGAAGAAAGCAATGCCGTCTAAAAGATATGGGAGTCTTCGAGCCAGAAAAGAAGTCAAGTCTAAACTTCGTGAATTGGCTATTTACTTGAGAAATAAGCAGAGTCCACCATCAACATCACTGGTTAAGGAAAAAA GCATAAAACATTGTGGGCGTAGTAAGGTTTTATTGCTTGTGGCTGGAAGGCTTCATACATTTAAATCTGGAG gttccaaaaagaCGATGAGCAAGATCCTGAAAAATCTGGTGCAGTTATATGCTTCCTTCTCCACAGAAGTAATCTCTGTATTGTTGGAGTTTCTTCTTAAGGTCGTCAACTCTTCTGACACGTTGGAGCTTCAACAAGAAATCCATTATCCACATGGTAATCGGACTTTGCTGGATGACTGGATGCTTCTTAtgacaaaattaataaataaggAACCAAAAATGCTTCTGGACCTTCTCAAGGCAGTCCTTGATATGATTGATACGGAAGAAGCAAGCAACAGTGAAACTG GAACGCAACATTTGATGCCATCCCGACATAGAGTAAAGACCTATCAAATTGCACCCCTCTCCTCTTTGTTTGCATGGCTTGTTGCCATATCGAAGGGACTGAAGTCTTTCCGAGATGTAGATTCTTCTTCTGAAACTGAAGTTCCTGATGCACGGAGGAGTACATCCAGGGAAATGCTGATGGGCATCCTCCGTAAAAGTCTTCGGGTTGGAGCTCTGGGGAACAAACAGCTCATGGACTCTGCCATTCAGATTTCAGAGGTCATCGGGAACAATTCTTTGGTGGACAAACTTAACAAACTCTCTTTGGTTTCAGCCACAACTTTGGATGTCACTTGTATGACGAGTTCTTCGACATTTGCTGAGCAAGAAGACTACCTCCGATTGGCTGCTGAGAAGCTGGTCAGACTTAGTCGAGTGAAGAACAAAGCTTTGAGCCCAACAAACACTGATGGACACAATAAATGCAGATGGGCCGTTGCCAAATCATGGAACCCATGTCCAATAGGCACATTGCCGCTCGACTTCGGGTTCTCCGGTCGTCTTCCTGTCCTTGATTGTAAAACGGGGGAAGCACCAGAAGCGTTTGAAAGAAACTCAACACAGGAACTGAATCAGTGTGCTGGGAAGAGAGAAGCAAGCTGCGATGCCGATTCTTTGCTTGACTCGAGGAATAAGAAAATGAGGGAGGCAGTGGTGGATTGTGAATTGGAAGACATGGTTGTGTCCGGAGGTGCCGGTGGCTGTTTGATGTTGGGTGGGGTGTGGAAGAAGGTTGGATTAGAAGAGCTAGAAGCCATCAAGTCATCCATTAGGATTTTAGTTTGA
- the LOC115735206 gene encoding uncharacterized protein LOC115735206 isoform X2: MEAEAPRGMEQEEPEPEPEPSPSSSSVTYKLVPWLSWDEWDSVRASLFSPSPDSVASALRRITAWRSRGCLPVAVEVTASIIEIQQKDPFFRLVNGVVEKTRKKTEVSIAEAANAIGIPRMLIDIRHEGSHRELPALPLVRDASRQALSWLKSYYWEPQKKAMPSKRYGSLRARKEVKSKLRELAIYLRNKQSPPSTSLVKEKSIKHCGRSKVLLLVAGRLHTFKSGGGSKKTMSKILKNLVQLYASFSTEVISVLLEFLLKVVNSSDTLELQQEIHYPHGNRTLLDDWMLLMTKLINKEPKMLLDLLKAVLDMIDTEEASNSETGTQHLMPSRHRVKTYQIAPLSSLFAWLVAISKGLKSFRDVDSSSETEVPDARRSTSREMLMGILRKSLRVGALGNKQLMDSAIQISEVIGNNSLVDKLNKLSLVSATTLDVTCMTSSSTFAEQEDYLRLAAEKLVRLSRVKNKALSPTNTDGHNKCRWAVAKSWNPCPIGTLPLDFGFSGRLPVLDCKTGEAPEAFERNSTQELNQCAGKREASCDADSLLDSRNKKMREAVVDCELEDMVVSGGAGGCLMLGGVWKKVGLEELEAIKSSIRILV; the protein is encoded by the exons ATGGAAGCAGAAGCGCCGAGAGGCATGGAGCAGgaggagccggagccggagccggagccgtCGCCTTCATCGTCGTCGGTCACCTACAAATTGGTCCCGTGGTTGAGCTGGGACGAGTGGGACTCCGTCCgagcctctctcttctctccctctccggACTCCGTCGCCTCCGCGCTCCGAAGA ATAACAGCGTGGAGAAGCCGAGGATGTCTTCCTGTGGCAGTCGAAGTCACGGCTTCCATCATCGAGATTCAGCAGAAGGATCCTTTCTTCAG GCTTGTGAACGGTGTTGTCGAAAAGACACGGAAGAAAACAGAGGTGTCAATTGCAGAGGCTGCTAATGCAATTGGTATTCCGCGTATGCTGATTGATATTCGTCACG AGGGTTCTCATCGTGAACTACCTGCGCTTCCCTTAGTTCGTGATGCCTCACGTCAG GCCCTTAGTTGGCTAAAGTCCTACTACTGGGAACCTCAGAAGAAAGCAATGCCGTCTAAAAGATATGGGAGTCTTCGAGCCAGAAAAGAAGTCAAGTCTAAACTTCGTGAATTGGCTATTTACTTGAGAAATAAGCAGAGTCCACCATCAACATCACTGGTTAAGGAAAAAA GCATAAAACATTGTGGGCGTAGTAAGGTTTTATTGCTTGTGGCTGGAAGGCTTCATACATTTAAATCTGGAGG aggttccaaaaagaCGATGAGCAAGATCCTGAAAAATCTGGTGCAGTTATATGCTTCCTTCTCCACAGAAGTAATCTCTGTATTGTTGGAGTTTCTTCTTAAGGTCGTCAACTCTTCTGACACGTTGGAGCTTCAACAAGAAATCCATTATCCACATGGTAATCGGACTTTGCTGGATGACTGGATGCTTCTTAtgacaaaattaataaataaggAACCAAAAATGCTTCTGGACCTTCTCAAGGCAGTCCTTGATATGATTGATACGGAAGAAGCAAGCAACAGTGAAACTG GAACGCAACATTTGATGCCATCCCGACATAGAGTAAAGACCTATCAAATTGCACCCCTCTCCTCTTTGTTTGCATGGCTTGTTGCCATATCGAAGGGACTGAAGTCTTTCCGAGATGTAGATTCTTCTTCTGAAACTGAAGTTCCTGATGCACGGAGGAGTACATCCAGGGAAATGCTGATGGGCATCCTCCGTAAAAGTCTTCGGGTTGGAGCTCTGGGGAACAAACAGCTCATGGACTCTGCCATTCAGATTTCAGAGGTCATCGGGAACAATTCTTTGGTGGACAAACTTAACAAACTCTCTTTGGTTTCAGCCACAACTTTGGATGTCACTTGTATGACGAGTTCTTCGACATTTGCTGAGCAAGAAGACTACCTCCGATTGGCTGCTGAGAAGCTGGTCAGACTTAGTCGAGTGAAGAACAAAGCTTTGAGCCCAACAAACACTGATGGACACAATAAATGCAGATGGGCCGTTGCCAAATCATGGAACCCATGTCCAATAGGCACATTGCCGCTCGACTTCGGGTTCTCCGGTCGTCTTCCTGTCCTTGATTGTAAAACGGGGGAAGCACCAGAAGCGTTTGAAAGAAACTCAACACAGGAACTGAATCAGTGTGCTGGGAAGAGAGAAGCAAGCTGCGATGCCGATTCTTTGCTTGACTCGAGGAATAAGAAAATGAGGGAGGCAGTGGTGGATTGTGAATTGGAAGACATGGTTGTGTCCGGAGGTGCCGGTGGCTGTTTGATGTTGGGTGGGGTGTGGAAGAAGGTTGGATTAGAAGAGCTAGAAGCCATCAAGTCATCCATTAGGATTTTAGTTTGA